A stretch of Microbacterium caowuchunii DNA encodes these proteins:
- the rimI gene encoding ribosomal protein S18-alanine N-acetyltransferase: MIRPATIGDLDAIMRLERASFPSDAWSEAMMREELRSPHSRYVVWEEAAGIIGYAGLRAVAGARDGDVQTIAIAESARGRGQGRMLLRTLIAAAHERGVRDLFLEVRADNPVAQELYRSEGFAETGRRPRYYQPDDVDAIVMTLDVAGWAAARGAESAASPTPTSQDRANPAASGEESANSAQTCEHPAGGWCT; this comes from the coding sequence ATGATCCGTCCCGCGACGATCGGCGACCTCGACGCGATCATGCGCCTCGAGCGGGCCTCGTTCCCGAGCGACGCCTGGAGCGAGGCGATGATGCGGGAGGAACTGCGTTCCCCGCACAGCCGTTACGTCGTGTGGGAGGAGGCGGCCGGCATCATCGGCTACGCGGGATTGCGTGCCGTCGCCGGTGCCCGCGACGGTGACGTCCAGACGATCGCGATCGCCGAGTCCGCCCGCGGCCGGGGGCAGGGCCGGATGCTGCTGCGCACCCTCATCGCCGCCGCCCACGAACGGGGGGTGCGCGATCTCTTCCTCGAGGTGCGCGCGGACAACCCCGTCGCCCAGGAGCTCTACCGCTCGGAGGGGTTCGCGGAGACGGGTCGCCGCCCGCGGTACTACCAGCCCGACGACGTGGATGCGATCGTGATGACGCTGGACGTGGCCGGCTGGGCGGCCGCGCGCGGCGCCGAGTCCGCCGCATCCCCGACCCCGACGTCGCAGGATCGCGCGAACCCCGCAGCATCCGGCGAAGAATCTGCGAACTCCGCTCAGACCTGCGAACATCCCGCAGGAGGATGGTGCACATGA
- the tsaB gene encoding tRNA (adenosine(37)-N6)-threonylcarbamoyltransferase complex dimerization subunit type 1 TsaB, whose translation MILGIDTSLGTAVAVIDPDGVVRADIGSDNPLGHAEVIGDLLRQATDAAAATAAHGSGLPASGRDEITHVAAGMGPGPFTGLRIGIAAARAFALARGIPVVPVPSHDAVALAILTAAAMEGQDDMRFAVVTDARRREFAYTVYAGLDEDGLPVRVTEPALVPRDDLDERLAELGAARVEATSVSAPFLALAAARALAAGRALATAEPLYLRSPDVTVGHAPKRVS comes from the coding sequence GTGATCCTCGGCATCGACACCTCCCTGGGCACGGCCGTCGCCGTGATCGACCCGGACGGCGTCGTGCGCGCCGACATCGGCAGCGACAACCCGCTCGGACACGCGGAGGTCATCGGCGACCTGCTCAGGCAGGCGACGGATGCAGCGGCGGCCACCGCCGCGCACGGCAGCGGCCTGCCCGCATCCGGTCGGGACGAGATCACCCACGTCGCAGCGGGGATGGGGCCCGGTCCCTTCACGGGCCTGCGCATCGGCATCGCGGCAGCACGCGCCTTCGCCCTCGCTCGCGGCATCCCGGTCGTCCCGGTCCCCAGCCACGACGCCGTCGCCCTCGCGATCCTCACCGCAGCCGCGATGGAAGGCCAGGACGACATGCGCTTCGCGGTCGTGACAGACGCCCGCCGCCGCGAGTTCGCGTACACCGTCTACGCGGGCCTCGACGAGGACGGACTCCCTGTGCGGGTGACGGAACCCGCGCTCGTGCCGCGCGACGACCTGGACGAGCGCCTCGCGGAACTGGGCGCCGCGCGGGTGGAGGCGACGAGCGTGTCGGCCCCGTTCCTCGCCCTCGCCGCCGCACGGGCCCTGGCGGCCGGACGCGCCCTGGCCACCGCGGAACCCCTGTACCTGCGCTCCCCGGACGTCACGGTCGGGCACGCCCCCAAGCGGGTCTCGTGA
- the tsaE gene encoding tRNA (adenosine(37)-N6)-threonylcarbamoyltransferase complex ATPase subunit type 1 TsaE, protein MSVPDDLLGRREIDSPEAMEELGRRLGAALQPGDLVVLTGPLGAGKTTLTRGIGEGLGVRGPVQSPTFVIARTHPSRVGGAPLVHVDAYRLGSAAELEDLDIDLPGSVVVVEWGKGMVDGLVDSWWEIELDREWHGRGVDTACGTYSRATLDLDADTPRLVTITRHP, encoded by the coding sequence ATGAGTGTTCCCGATGACCTGCTGGGCCGCCGCGAGATCGACTCGCCGGAAGCCATGGAGGAGCTCGGCCGCCGGCTCGGCGCCGCACTCCAGCCGGGCGATCTCGTCGTGCTGACGGGTCCGCTCGGGGCGGGGAAGACCACCCTCACCCGCGGCATCGGCGAGGGTCTCGGGGTGCGGGGCCCGGTGCAGAGCCCCACGTTCGTCATCGCGCGGACGCATCCCTCCCGGGTCGGCGGCGCCCCGCTCGTGCACGTCGACGCCTACCGGCTCGGATCCGCGGCCGAGCTGGAGGACCTCGACATCGACCTGCCGGGTTCGGTCGTGGTGGTCGAGTGGGGCAAGGGGATGGTGGACGGCCTCGTCGACTCGTGGTGGGAGATCGAGCTGGACCGCGAGTGGCACGGGCGCGGCGTCGACACCGCCTGCGGCACGTACTCCCGGGCCACCCTCGACCTCGACGCGGACACGCCGCGCCTGGTCACCATCACGCGCCACCCCTGA
- the alr gene encoding alanine racemase: MSGFPAGVTREATIDVGAIEDNVRHLRRLVGVEVLAVVKAEGYGHGAARSAAAALAGGATRLGVADIDEALALRRAGIDAPILAWLHAPHAHFGEAVEQGVELGISHLDQLNAAAAASTADRPAVVHLKLETGLGRNGLAPEEARIVFAEAARLERLGRIRVLGMFSHLSNTSAADDLAALARFEEGVLAAASAGLAPRLRHIAATDAAIDLPETRLNCVRLGLGIYGLSPFADRSSADLGLRPAMTLRAAVAAVRRVPAGQGVSYGYTHRTARETTLALVPLGYADGVPRQASGAGPVVIGGRRYRVAGRIAMDQFVVDVGDAPVAVGDEAVLFGDPTLGAPSVTEWADAAGTINYEVVTRIGARVPRRQTAA; encoded by the coding sequence ATGAGCGGGTTCCCGGCAGGCGTGACGCGCGAGGCGACGATCGATGTCGGCGCCATCGAGGACAACGTCCGCCACCTCCGACGCCTCGTCGGCGTCGAGGTCCTCGCGGTCGTGAAGGCGGAGGGCTACGGCCACGGCGCCGCCCGCTCGGCGGCCGCCGCGCTCGCCGGAGGCGCGACGCGTCTGGGGGTCGCCGACATCGACGAGGCCCTGGCGCTCCGTCGCGCCGGGATCGACGCCCCGATCCTCGCCTGGCTGCACGCCCCCCACGCGCACTTCGGCGAGGCCGTCGAGCAGGGTGTGGAGCTCGGGATCTCCCACCTCGATCAGCTGAACGCCGCCGCGGCGGCGTCGACGGCCGACCGGCCGGCGGTCGTGCACCTGAAGCTGGAGACGGGACTCGGGCGGAACGGTCTCGCGCCCGAGGAGGCCAGGATCGTCTTCGCGGAGGCGGCACGGCTCGAACGCCTCGGCCGCATCCGTGTGCTCGGCATGTTCAGCCACCTGTCCAACACCTCCGCCGCCGATGACCTCGCCGCCCTGGCCCGTTTCGAGGAGGGCGTGCTGGCAGCCGCATCCGCCGGTCTCGCTCCGCGCCTGCGCCACATCGCCGCCACGGACGCCGCGATCGACCTGCCCGAGACCCGCCTGAACTGCGTGCGGCTGGGCCTCGGCATCTACGGACTGTCGCCCTTCGCGGACCGCTCGTCCGCGGATCTGGGGCTGCGTCCGGCGATGACCCTACGGGCGGCCGTCGCCGCCGTGCGCCGGGTTCCCGCCGGTCAGGGTGTCTCCTACGGGTACACCCACCGCACCGCCCGGGAGACGACCCTCGCGCTCGTCCCGCTCGGCTACGCGGACGGGGTCCCGCGCCAGGCGTCCGGGGCGGGTCCCGTCGTGATCGGCGGGCGGCGGTACCGCGTCGCGGGACGGATCGCCATGGACCAGTTCGTCGTCGACGTGGGGGACGCCCCCGTGGCGGTGGGCGACGAGGCGGTGCTCTTCGGCGATCCGACGCTGGGTGCGCCGTCCGTGACGGAATGGGCGGATGCGGCCGGCACCATCAACTACGAGGTCGTCACCCGGATCGGTGCCCGGGTCCCGCGTCGTCAGACGGCGGCATGA